The following are encoded in a window of Sinomonas cyclohexanicum genomic DNA:
- a CDS encoding sensor histidine kinase: MTPHDDGRARADFGDEQRAARSFRLLGLVFASIWLVWLLQPLVAAMERIGTVRGAVGLVSVVAFAVVYVWQFSRRGSFMGPERPGTAAQAWGGYAAMAVLSMVCVTALGQTGSTPFVFLAIAGMWTMPLAWAMAVGAVLAGAYVLAWNIVPGWYQDVGTLVGMGMGIVAVGLSRIAVLRQRDLGQARRENARLMVEEERTRFARDLHDILGHSLTVITVKAELARRVVDTDPERAKAELDDLERLSRDALADVRRAVDGYREISLPGELARARAALAATGIEAEIPRATDAVPTPARELFAWAIREGITNVLRHSGATRCEILLGTTSVTIADDGGGRAPSSASASRSGEPGGAAGPGHGLVGLQERARALGATVETGPGPLDGFALTVRLGAGPAAGKTGKTGTTA, from the coding sequence ATGACACCGCACGACGACGGGCGCGCCCGCGCGGACTTCGGCGACGAGCAGCGCGCGGCGCGCTCGTTCCGGCTGCTCGGGCTCGTGTTCGCGTCTATCTGGCTCGTCTGGCTGCTTCAACCGCTCGTGGCGGCGATGGAGCGCATCGGTACGGTCCGGGGCGCGGTCGGGCTCGTCTCCGTGGTGGCGTTCGCTGTGGTGTATGTGTGGCAGTTCAGCCGCCGCGGCAGCTTCATGGGTCCCGAGCGACCCGGCACGGCCGCTCAGGCGTGGGGCGGGTACGCGGCCATGGCGGTGCTCAGCATGGTCTGCGTCACGGCGCTCGGCCAGACCGGATCCACACCGTTCGTGTTCCTCGCGATTGCAGGCATGTGGACCATGCCCCTCGCGTGGGCCATGGCCGTCGGTGCCGTGCTGGCCGGCGCCTACGTTCTCGCGTGGAACATTGTGCCCGGGTGGTACCAAGACGTCGGCACCCTCGTCGGCATGGGGATGGGGATTGTGGCCGTCGGCCTCAGCCGGATCGCGGTCCTGCGCCAGCGGGACCTCGGGCAGGCCCGCCGCGAGAACGCCCGGCTCATGGTCGAGGAGGAGCGCACACGGTTCGCGCGCGACCTGCACGACATCCTCGGGCACTCGCTCACTGTCATCACGGTCAAGGCCGAGCTCGCCCGGCGGGTGGTCGACACCGACCCGGAACGCGCCAAGGCCGAGCTCGACGACCTCGAGCGACTCTCCCGCGACGCCCTCGCGGACGTGCGCCGGGCCGTGGACGGATACCGCGAGATCTCCCTTCCCGGCGAGCTGGCCCGGGCGCGTGCCGCGCTTGCCGCCACGGGCATCGAGGCCGAGATCCCGAGGGCCACCGACGCCGTGCCCACCCCTGCCCGGGAGCTGTTTGCCTGGGCCATCCGGGAGGGCATCACGAACGTGCTCCGGCATTCCGGGGCCACGCGGTGCGAGATCCTCCTCGGCACCACGTCGGTGACGATTGCCGACGACGGCGGCGGCCGTGCGCCGTCGTCCGCCTCCGCTTCCCGGAGCGGAGAACCCGGCGGCGCCGCGGGCCCCGGGCATGGCCTCGTGGGCCTGCAGGAGCGCGCCCGGGCACTCGGCGCGACCGTGGAGACCGGCCCCGGGCCATTGGATGGCTTCGCGCTCACCGTCCGCCTCGGTGCCGGGCCCGCAGCGGGGAAGACGGGGAAGACAGGGACCACTGCATGA
- a CDS encoding response regulator transcription factor: MSIRVLLADDQALVRGALAALLDLEPDIDVVGEAGDGAEAVALAATAAPDVVLLDVDMPVKDGIAACSEITRLVPGSRVLMVTTFGRPGYLRRAMQAGASGFVVKDTPARQLAEAVRRVAAGLRVVDPSLAAESLAAGDSPLTDRETEVLREAAGGATAASIARSLFLSEGTVRNYLSSAIGKTGAATRAEAARIAEENGWLL, translated from the coding sequence ATGAGCATCCGCGTGCTGCTGGCCGACGATCAGGCCCTCGTGCGGGGCGCGCTCGCCGCGCTTCTCGACCTCGAGCCGGACATCGACGTGGTGGGGGAGGCCGGCGACGGCGCCGAGGCCGTCGCGCTGGCAGCGACGGCGGCGCCCGACGTCGTGCTCCTCGACGTCGACATGCCCGTCAAGGACGGCATTGCCGCGTGCTCCGAGATCACCCGCCTCGTGCCCGGGAGCCGGGTGCTCATGGTCACGACGTTCGGCCGGCCCGGTTACCTTCGCCGGGCCATGCAGGCGGGCGCCTCAGGCTTCGTGGTGAAGGACACGCCGGCTCGGCAGCTGGCAGAGGCCGTACGCCGCGTCGCCGCGGGGCTGCGTGTCGTCGACCCCTCGCTCGCGGCCGAGTCGCTCGCGGCGGGGGATAGTCCCCTCACCGACCGCGAGACCGAGGTGCTGCGCGAGGCCGCCGGAGGCGCGACGGCCGCGAGCATCGCGCGGAGCCTCTTCCTGTCAGAGGGAACCGTGCGGAACTACCTCTCGAGCGCGATCGGTAAGACGGGCGCGGCGACGCGCGCCGAGGCGGCTCGGATCGCCGAGGAGAACGGCTGGCTGCTCTGA
- the dusB gene encoding tRNA dihydrouridine synthase DusB has translation MPTTVPAEAAQAPAEAPVRLELPPLKLGRLTIDTPVVLAPMAGITNTAFRRLCREFGGGLYVAEMVTTRALVERHPGSLRIIKHDDDEAVRSVQLYGVDPATVGQAVRMLVEEDLADHIDLNFGCPVPKVTKRGGGSALPWKTDLFTQIVQTAVRESDRGGIPLTIKMRKGIDDDHLTYLEAGRIARDAGVAAVALHGRTAAQFYSGTADWSAIARLRDALTDIPVLGNGDIWSAEDAVRMVRETGVDGVVVGRGCQGRPWLFGDLQAAFEGRPDRIRPGLQDVGEAFYRHAQLLVEYFEEEPKALRDIRKHVAWYFKGYAVGGELRASLAQVNTLEELRGLLDTLDADAPYPGTDAEGPRGRAGSPKRPALPHRWLESRTMDDAQTKDIAAAELDVSGG, from the coding sequence GTGCCCACCACCGTTCCTGCCGAGGCTGCCCAGGCGCCCGCCGAGGCACCTGTCCGGCTCGAGCTGCCGCCGCTGAAACTGGGCAGGCTCACCATCGACACGCCGGTCGTGCTCGCGCCCATGGCCGGGATCACCAACACGGCGTTCAGGCGGCTGTGCCGCGAATTCGGCGGTGGCCTGTACGTGGCGGAGATGGTCACCACCCGCGCCCTCGTGGAGCGCCACCCCGGCTCGCTGCGGATCATCAAGCACGACGACGATGAGGCCGTGCGCTCGGTCCAGCTCTACGGCGTCGACCCGGCCACGGTCGGCCAGGCCGTGCGGATGCTGGTCGAGGAGGACCTCGCGGACCACATCGACCTGAACTTCGGGTGCCCCGTCCCCAAGGTCACGAAGCGCGGCGGCGGCTCCGCGCTGCCATGGAAGACGGACCTGTTCACCCAGATCGTCCAGACGGCGGTCCGTGAGTCGGACCGTGGCGGGATTCCCCTGACCATCAAGATGCGCAAGGGAATCGACGACGACCACCTCACGTACCTCGAGGCGGGCCGGATCGCGCGGGACGCGGGCGTCGCGGCCGTGGCCCTGCACGGGCGCACGGCCGCCCAGTTCTACTCGGGAACGGCCGACTGGAGCGCGATCGCACGCCTCAGGGATGCCCTTACGGACATCCCGGTCCTGGGCAACGGCGACATCTGGAGCGCCGAGGACGCCGTGCGCATGGTGCGCGAGACGGGGGTGGACGGCGTCGTTGTCGGGAGAGGATGTCAAGGCCGCCCGTGGCTGTTCGGAGACCTGCAGGCCGCGTTCGAGGGCCGCCCGGACCGCATCCGTCCGGGGCTGCAGGACGTGGGCGAGGCCTTCTACCGCCACGCCCAGCTGCTCGTCGAGTACTTCGAGGAGGAGCCCAAGGCGCTGCGGGACATCCGCAAGCATGTGGCGTGGTACTTCAAGGGCTACGCGGTCGGCGGCGAGCTGCGCGCGAGCCTCGCCCAAGTGAACACGCTCGAGGAGCTGCGCGGACTCCTGGACACGCTGGATGCGGACGCCCCGTACCCGGGTACGGACGCCGAGGGGCCGAGGGGCCGGGCAGGCTCGCCCAAGCGCCCCGCCCTCCCGCACCGCTGGCTCGAGAGCCGGACCATGGATGACGCGCAGACCAAGGACATCGCCGCCGCCGAGCTGGACGTGTCCGGTGGCTGA
- a CDS encoding deoxyguanosinetriphosphate triphosphohydrolase, which produces MTRRPRTSPPPSWTCPVAEAVAEGTRGYSRQDSSRWVEEPAKKSYRSDFERDRARVLHSSALRRLGAKTQVVAPDTDDFVRTRLTHSLEVAQVGRELGRVLGCDPDVVDAACLSHDLGHPPFGHNGESALNDIAHAIGGFEGNAQTLRLLTRLEPKVLDAQGRPAGLNLTRASLDASCKYPWTAVDAPLIHGHRTSKFGAYEDDLAIFSWIREGAPAGRSCIEAQVMDLSDDIAYSVHDVEDAIVAGKFQLRWMENPDHRARVVGYTQQWYLPHSEAADIDAALARLEATPVWVREADGSRRAMAALKNMTSQLIGRFCDSALTLTRAAYGAAPLTRYAGEVMVPEETVMEIAVMKGLATTFVMTTDHRQPIYERQREVLHALVTALSASGDRHLEPMFAADWRAAEDDAGRLRVVVDQVASLTDGSALAWYERLVGSLPSLW; this is translated from the coding sequence ATGACGCGCAGACCAAGGACATCGCCGCCGCCGAGCTGGACGTGTCCGGTGGCTGAGGCGGTCGCCGAGGGGACGCGCGGGTACTCCCGCCAGGACTCGAGCCGCTGGGTCGAGGAGCCGGCCAAGAAGTCCTACCGCAGCGACTTCGAGCGCGACCGGGCGCGGGTCCTGCACTCCTCCGCGCTGCGCCGGCTCGGGGCCAAGACCCAGGTCGTGGCCCCCGACACGGACGACTTCGTCCGCACTCGACTTACCCACTCCCTCGAGGTCGCGCAGGTGGGCCGCGAGCTCGGACGTGTCCTCGGCTGCGACCCGGACGTCGTCGATGCGGCGTGCCTGAGCCACGACCTCGGCCACCCACCGTTCGGCCATAATGGCGAAAGCGCGCTGAACGACATCGCGCACGCCATCGGGGGCTTCGAGGGCAACGCCCAGACGCTCCGCCTCCTCACCCGGCTCGAGCCGAAGGTCCTCGACGCGCAGGGGCGACCTGCCGGACTCAACCTGACCAGGGCGAGCCTCGACGCATCCTGCAAGTACCCCTGGACCGCTGTCGACGCGCCGCTCATCCACGGCCACAGGACCAGCAAGTTCGGCGCCTACGAGGACGACCTCGCGATCTTCTCGTGGATCCGCGAGGGTGCGCCCGCAGGGCGCTCCTGCATCGAGGCGCAGGTCATGGACCTCTCGGACGACATTGCGTACTCGGTCCACGATGTGGAGGACGCGATTGTGGCCGGCAAGTTCCAGCTGAGGTGGATGGAGAATCCCGACCACCGAGCACGCGTGGTCGGCTACACGCAGCAGTGGTACCTCCCGCACAGCGAGGCGGCAGATATCGATGCCGCGTTGGCCAGGCTCGAGGCCACGCCCGTCTGGGTGCGCGAGGCGGACGGCTCCCGCCGCGCGATGGCGGCCCTCAAGAACATGACGAGCCAGCTCATCGGCCGGTTCTGCGACAGTGCCCTCACCTTGACCCGCGCCGCCTACGGGGCCGCGCCGCTTACCCGCTACGCGGGCGAGGTCATGGTGCCCGAGGAGACCGTCATGGAGATCGCCGTGATGAAGGGCCTCGCCACGACGTTCGTCATGACCACGGACCACCGGCAGCCCATCTACGAGCGCCAGCGCGAGGTCCTGCACGCCCTCGTCACGGCGCTCAGCGCGTCCGGCGACCGGCACCTCGAGCCCATGTTCGCCGCTGACTGGCGGGCCGCGGAGGACGACGCGGGGCGTCTGCGCGTGGTCGTGGACCAGGTCGCCTCACTCACGGATGGCTCGGCGCTCGCGTGGTACGAGCGGCTCGTCGGCAGCCTGCCGAGCCTGTGGTGA
- the dnaG gene encoding DNA primase gives MAGLIKPEDIAEVRARTDIREVVEGYVTLKGAGIGSWKGLCPFHDERSPSFHVRPQVGTYHCFGCGESGDVISFVMKMDHTAFAETVEKLAARIGYELRYEDGAGPRREEVGRRQRLLDAHKIAAEYFQSQLLTPPAAAARQFLFERGFERNVAEQFGVGFAPQGWDGLLKHLRVKGFRDDELKLTGMFSEGNRGLYDRFRGRLIWPIRDIAGDVIGFGARRLFDDDQGPKYLNTPETALYKKSQVLYGIDIAKRNIAKKRQLVVVEGYTDVMACHLAGVDTAVASCGTAFGGEHIKIARRLLSDDGTGGEVVFTFDGDAAGQKAALRAFEEDQRFVAQTYVSVEPHGMDPCELRQHRGDTAVRALIESRRPLFEFAIQAALRKHNLESVEGRVAALREAAPVVAQIRDHAIRPAYTRELAKWLGVPLEDVARAVASAGRRPAPSSAPAAAAQRGGQQHGVRAHDADAAPAAAISPAAWRPDPRDPVAVMERQALEVALQQPQMLVDSAWTEFASARFAAPAHAALHSAIVAAGRPAGEETVAAWIERVRHELPEPLRPLLAELAVTPLPATTEESLERYCRDILAGLAELQITAQKAEMMGQLQRLDPSSAPEEFQRLNRGLMELELRRRALRSAE, from the coding sequence GTGGCTGGCCTGATCAAACCCGAGGACATCGCGGAAGTCCGCGCGCGCACGGACATCAGGGAGGTCGTCGAGGGGTACGTGACCCTCAAGGGCGCCGGCATCGGATCGTGGAAGGGCCTGTGCCCGTTCCACGATGAGCGCTCGCCCTCGTTCCACGTCCGCCCGCAGGTGGGCACCTACCACTGCTTCGGCTGCGGCGAGAGCGGCGACGTGATCAGCTTCGTCATGAAGATGGACCACACCGCGTTCGCCGAGACCGTCGAGAAGCTCGCGGCCCGCATCGGCTACGAGCTGCGCTACGAGGACGGGGCCGGACCGCGGCGCGAGGAGGTCGGGCGCCGCCAGCGGCTTCTCGACGCCCACAAGATCGCCGCCGAGTACTTCCAGTCCCAGCTCCTCACCCCGCCGGCCGCGGCCGCGCGCCAGTTCCTGTTCGAGCGCGGGTTCGAGCGGAACGTCGCGGAGCAGTTCGGCGTCGGGTTCGCCCCGCAAGGATGGGACGGCCTGCTCAAGCACCTGCGCGTCAAGGGGTTCCGGGACGACGAGCTCAAGCTGACGGGCATGTTCTCCGAGGGGAACCGCGGCCTGTACGACCGCTTCCGCGGGCGGCTCATCTGGCCCATCCGGGACATCGCGGGGGACGTGATCGGCTTCGGCGCCCGGCGACTCTTCGATGACGACCAAGGGCCCAAGTACCTCAACACGCCCGAGACCGCGCTGTACAAGAAATCCCAGGTCCTCTACGGCATCGACATCGCCAAGCGCAACATCGCGAAGAAGCGCCAGCTCGTTGTCGTCGAGGGCTACACGGACGTCATGGCGTGCCACCTCGCCGGCGTGGACACCGCGGTGGCCTCGTGCGGCACGGCGTTCGGCGGGGAGCACATCAAGATCGCCCGGCGGCTCCTCTCGGACGACGGCACCGGCGGAGAGGTCGTGTTCACCTTCGACGGCGACGCCGCCGGCCAGAAGGCCGCCCTGCGCGCGTTCGAGGAGGACCAGCGCTTCGTGGCCCAGACGTACGTCTCGGTCGAGCCCCACGGCATGGACCCGTGCGAGCTGCGCCAGCACCGGGGCGACACCGCCGTGCGTGCCCTCATCGAGTCGCGACGGCCCCTCTTCGAGTTCGCCATCCAGGCGGCCCTGCGCAAGCACAACCTCGAGTCCGTCGAGGGGCGCGTCGCCGCCCTGCGGGAGGCGGCACCCGTCGTCGCCCAGATCCGTGACCACGCCATCCGGCCCGCGTACACGCGCGAGCTCGCGAAGTGGCTCGGCGTCCCGCTCGAGGACGTCGCGAGGGCTGTCGCGTCCGCTGGGAGGAGGCCCGCGCCGTCGTCCGCGCCTGCCGCGGCCGCCCAACGGGGAGGCCAGCAGCATGGCGTCCGTGCGCACGACGCCGACGCCGCACCCGCCGCAGCCATCTCGCCTGCCGCGTGGCGCCCGGATCCGCGCGACCCGGTGGCCGTCATGGAGCGCCAGGCGCTCGAGGTCGCGCTCCAGCAACCGCAGATGCTCGTCGACTCGGCATGGACCGAGTTCGCGTCCGCGCGGTTCGCCGCCCCTGCCCACGCCGCGCTCCACTCGGCGATCGTCGCGGCCGGACGCCCGGCGGGGGAGGAGACCGTCGCGGCGTGGATCGAGCGCGTCCGGCACGAGCTCCCGGAGCCGCTGCGCCCACTCCTGGCCGAGCTCGCGGTCACCCCGCTGCCTGCGACGACGGAGGAATCGCTCGAGCGGTACTGCCGGGACATCCTCGCGGGCCTCGCCGAGCTGCAGATCACGGCCCAGAAGGCAGAGATGATGGGCCAGCTCCAGCGACTGGACCCCTCGAGCGCGCCCGAGGAGTTCCAGCGGCTCAACCGTGGTCTCATGGAGCTTGAGCTGCGCCGCCGTGCGCTCCGCTCCGCCGAATGA
- a CDS encoding phage holin family protein: MSGRHSMPADRRPKLAALPDLVGQAARLAPRQLNDELALAKIELKNRGVQAGVGAGLFVVALVFLGLLVIALVVAAILGLATVMPGWLAALIVSAAFLVILAIAALVGAAWVKKAMPLVPADAIRGVRHDLGIVTEGRNFDPRLLDPSTIQYKRAQATKEAEKAKARLEKEAEDRAHGKVKLPAPSEAELRARLAKRREHLLDVREGLVAEMDVKRQAGYLADDVKASFASTAARLPFAKSGAGTTSTAPKASIAPKASTAGTTTPGSSGARGTAGVDAAELLKERWAPLAVFSVSATAFVVFLRKLVKS; this comes from the coding sequence ATGAGTGGACGCCACAGCATGCCGGCGGACCGGCGGCCGAAGCTGGCGGCTCTGCCGGACCTCGTAGGCCAGGCCGCCCGGCTCGCGCCGCGCCAGCTGAACGATGAGCTCGCGCTGGCAAAGATCGAACTCAAGAACCGAGGGGTCCAGGCCGGCGTGGGTGCCGGCCTGTTCGTTGTTGCCCTCGTGTTCCTGGGGCTCCTCGTGATCGCCCTGGTGGTAGCGGCCATCCTGGGCCTCGCCACCGTCATGCCCGGATGGCTCGCGGCGCTGATCGTCAGCGCGGCGTTCCTGGTGATCCTCGCGATCGCGGCCCTCGTCGGGGCGGCCTGGGTGAAGAAGGCCATGCCTCTGGTCCCGGCCGACGCGATCCGCGGGGTCCGCCACGACCTCGGGATCGTCACCGAGGGGCGCAACTTCGATCCCCGCCTGCTCGATCCTTCCACGATCCAGTACAAGCGCGCCCAGGCCACCAAGGAGGCCGAGAAGGCGAAGGCCAGGCTCGAGAAGGAGGCGGAGGACCGCGCGCACGGCAAGGTCAAGCTGCCCGCACCGAGCGAGGCTGAACTGCGCGCCCGACTCGCGAAGCGCCGCGAGCACCTCCTCGACGTCCGCGAGGGTCTCGTCGCGGAGATGGACGTCAAGCGCCAGGCCGGCTATCTCGCCGACGACGTGAAGGCCAGCTTCGCCAGCACGGCCGCCCGCCTCCCGTTTGCCAAGTCGGGCGCCGGCACGACCAGCACGGCCCCCAAGGCCAGCATTGCCCCCAAGGCCAGCACGGCAGGCACGACGACGCCCGGCAGCTCCGGTGCGCGCGGCACCGCCGGGGTGGACGCCGCGGAACTCCTCAAGGAGCGCTGGGCCCCGTTGGCCGTGTTCTCGGTCTCGGCGACCGCGTTCGTGGTGTTCCTGCGCAAACTGGTCAAGAGCTGA
- a CDS encoding CDP-alcohol phosphatidyltransferase family protein has product MRFFNAGARPGREPVETSAVVTLPNAITVLRFLGVPLFMWLVLAQREYGWAVVVLVILGGTDWVDGYVARRLGQVSTLGRVLDPAADRLALIAVAVTLVLAGVVQWWYLAALLVPDLVLGTASLFYFRSHPDLPVSKVGKVRTALLLVGTPLLVVSKLAIPGSAVYAAIAWVFLVLGLIGHWIAAANYFRAIVAKGRPVRESRLGDSGREGVR; this is encoded by the coding sequence ATGAGGTTCTTCAATGCGGGCGCGCGGCCGGGCCGGGAGCCCGTCGAGACGAGCGCCGTCGTGACCCTGCCGAATGCCATCACCGTGCTGCGGTTCCTCGGCGTGCCGCTGTTCATGTGGCTCGTGCTCGCCCAGAGGGAATACGGCTGGGCCGTGGTGGTCCTGGTGATCCTGGGCGGCACTGACTGGGTAGACGGATACGTGGCCCGGCGGCTCGGCCAGGTCTCCACGCTCGGCCGGGTCCTCGACCCCGCGGCGGACCGCCTCGCCCTCATCGCGGTGGCCGTCACGCTCGTGCTCGCCGGGGTCGTGCAGTGGTGGTACCTCGCGGCCCTGCTCGTGCCGGACCTCGTGCTCGGAACGGCCTCGCTCTTCTACTTCCGCAGCCACCCGGACCTGCCCGTGTCGAAGGTCGGGAAGGTCCGTACGGCCCTCCTCCTCGTCGGGACGCCGCTGCTGGTGGTCTCCAAGCTCGCGATCCCGGGCTCAGCGGTCTATGCCGCCATCGCCTGGGTGTTCCTGGTCCTCGGCCTGATCGGACACTGGATCGCGGCGGCCAACTACTTCCGGGCCATCGTGGCCAAGGGCCGCCCCGTGCGCGAGAGCAGGCTCGGGGACAGCGGCAGGGAAGGCGTCCGCTGA
- a CDS encoding DMT family transporter encodes MVWFAVVLAVLGAFFLAIGAQRQGSAVKADMGGLALSSRSFLRLLRNPRWILGLALLGAGMLCNMIALVSAPLTVIQPIGAIALVITTVVNSKDQGVTINRPTVVAISSCVTGSALFVLLAVNATVENHHVGPDEELTIVLLLALAVGVLGGLAVMFRHRLSAFVYIVGAGVLFGFVAVLTRIIGRDLLSPNGQFLLNVQWYSVVAIIAAGGLGSWFVQNAYSSGPPDLVIAGLTVIDPIVGIAIGITILGELRPDVPAVLAVAMAVAAIVAIVGVIALSRHHPEVAKRRKDAARELRGGPGPDERSHTGG; translated from the coding sequence ATGGTGTGGTTCGCCGTCGTGCTCGCCGTGCTCGGGGCGTTCTTCCTCGCGATCGGCGCGCAGCGGCAGGGGAGCGCCGTCAAGGCGGACATGGGTGGCCTCGCCCTGAGCTCCCGCAGCTTCCTGCGGCTGCTGAGGAATCCGCGGTGGATCCTCGGGCTGGCCCTCCTCGGCGCGGGCATGCTGTGCAACATGATCGCCCTCGTCTCGGCGCCGCTGACGGTGATCCAGCCGATCGGAGCGATCGCGCTCGTGATCACCACGGTCGTGAACTCCAAGGACCAGGGCGTCACCATCAACCGGCCGACCGTCGTCGCGATCAGCTCGTGCGTGACGGGTTCCGCGCTGTTCGTTCTCCTCGCGGTGAACGCCACGGTGGAGAACCACCACGTGGGGCCGGACGAGGAGCTCACGATCGTGCTCCTCCTGGCACTGGCGGTCGGCGTCCTCGGGGGCCTCGCGGTCATGTTCCGGCATCGGCTGAGCGCCTTCGTGTACATCGTCGGGGCGGGGGTCCTCTTCGGCTTCGTCGCGGTTCTGACCCGCATCATCGGCCGTGATCTGCTGTCTCCCAACGGCCAGTTCCTGCTCAACGTCCAGTGGTACTCGGTCGTCGCGATCATCGCCGCAGGGGGCCTGGGATCGTGGTTCGTGCAGAACGCCTACTCGTCTGGTCCGCCGGACCTGGTGATCGCCGGGCTGACGGTGATCGACCCGATCGTGGGCATTGCGATCGGGATCACGATCCTCGGTGAGCTTCGCCCCGACGTGCCCGCGGTGCTCGCTGTTGCCATGGCTGTGGCCGCCATCGTTGCTATCGTGGGGGTCATTGCCCTGTCCCGGCATCACCCGGAGGTCGCGAAGCGGAGGAAGGACGCCGCACGCGAACTCCGTGGCGGGCCCGGGCCCGATGAACGTTCCCACACCGGCGGCTGA
- a CDS encoding glycosyltransferase, whose translation MTTPEPETDLTSKPLTILIGADTYPPHVNGAAQFGYRLAKGMTARGHHVHVVASRSEKGKSYTETRPEAIVHRLRSHSVPTHEYFRVVFPWEVKKEIALLFDHVKPDVVHIQSHYMIGEHVLYEAVKRGIRVIATNHFMPENLNPFLPFPQWFLNIVGRQSWKDMGKVMGQADVVTTPTPLAAKAMHDHAFLTEVLPLSNGIDVAAYEPRPDEVIQKNPYPTVLFAGRLAEEKHVDVLITAIAKTPKELNIHLEIVGGGEVRPALERLVDSLGLRDRVAFLGLAPDDELRQAYLRADVFCMPGTAELQSLVTLEAMSASTPVVLADAMALPHLVVDGENGYLFRPNDSDDLAAKITAVLDRPAADLARMGAESHRMVQKHGIKATLDTFEALYRGVDH comes from the coding sequence GTGACCACGCCTGAACCCGAGACGGACCTGACCAGCAAGCCGCTGACCATTCTGATCGGCGCAGACACCTACCCGCCCCATGTCAACGGGGCCGCCCAGTTCGGCTACCGGCTCGCGAAGGGCATGACCGCCCGCGGGCATCACGTCCACGTCGTGGCCAGCCGTTCCGAGAAGGGCAAGAGCTACACGGAGACGCGCCCGGAGGCCATCGTGCACCGCCTCCGCTCGCACTCGGTGCCGACCCACGAGTACTTCCGCGTCGTCTTCCCGTGGGAGGTCAAGAAGGAGATCGCCCTCCTCTTCGACCACGTCAAGCCCGATGTCGTGCACATCCAGAGCCACTACATGATCGGCGAGCACGTCCTGTACGAGGCGGTCAAGCGCGGCATCCGGGTCATCGCAACCAACCACTTCATGCCGGAGAACCTCAACCCGTTCCTGCCGTTCCCGCAGTGGTTCCTGAACATCGTCGGCCGTCAGTCCTGGAAGGACATGGGCAAGGTCATGGGCCAGGCCGACGTGGTGACCACGCCGACCCCCCTCGCCGCGAAGGCCATGCACGACCACGCGTTCCTCACTGAGGTCCTGCCCCTCTCCAACGGCATCGACGTGGCTGCCTACGAGCCGCGCCCGGACGAGGTGATCCAGAAGAACCCCTACCCGACCGTCCTCTTCGCCGGACGTCTGGCGGAGGAGAAGCACGTGGACGTGCTCATCACGGCGATCGCCAAGACGCCGAAGGAGCTCAACATCCACCTCGAGATCGTCGGCGGGGGCGAGGTGCGGCCAGCACTCGAGCGCCTCGTCGACAGCCTCGGGCTGCGCGACCGTGTCGCGTTCCTCGGCCTCGCGCCCGACGACGAGCTCCGCCAGGCCTACCTGCGCGCCGACGTGTTCTGCATGCCGGGAACGGCCGAACTCCAGTCGCTCGTGACCCTCGAGGCCATGAGCGCCTCGACCCCGGTTGTACTGGCTGATGCCATGGCCCTGCCGCACCTCGTGGTGGACGGCGAGAACGGCTACCTGTTCCGGCCCAACGACAGCGACGACCTCGCTGCGAAGATCACCGCGGTCCTGGACCGGCCGGCCGCCGATCTGGCCCGCATGGGGGCCGAGAGCCACCGCATGGTGCAGAAGCACGGCATCAAGGCGACTCTGGACACGTTCGAGGCCCTGTACCGCGGGGTCGACCACTAG